CCATGCGGGCTGGTTCACCACCGAGCAGGACGAGCACATGATCATGGTCTGCTCGTACGCCCCGCGCCGGCTGAACCTGCTGGTCGTCCCGCCACAGACGGATGCCGCCGATGCCGCCCGGCTGATGACCGAGGCCGCCGACCCCGCGAACACCAGGACCGCGAGCGAGCTGCTCGCTGCGGGGACGGGCGGTGGCGCGGCAGAGCCGGAGTTCCGTTCCGGCTTCCTGCCGTCGCCCGTCGCGCCGTCCGACGGTGTCGGTCAGGTCGGCCAGCGAGCGGATCTCGCCCGGAGCCGGGCCGCCTCCTGGCCGGCACCCGCGTAGTCGGCGGACGGGGGCCACCCGGCACGGCCGGAACCGGGTGCGTCACTCGCGTGACCACTCGGTCTCGGCCTGGGGCTCGCCGGCGGCGTCGGCCCCCT
The window above is part of the Kitasatospora sp. HUAS MG31 genome. Proteins encoded here:
- a CDS encoding DUF5994 family protein: MTAILDSATTPTTPESAVRLSMAPDGVRPGRLDGAWWPRSRDLLLELPSLAAEIDERWGRVTRITVNPGQWPLIPRRIPVTGHVVHAGWFTTEQDEHMIMVCSYAPRRLNLLVVPPQTDAADAARLMTEAADPANTRTASELLAAGTGGGAAEPEFRSGFLPSPVAPSDGVGQVGQRADLARSRAASWPAPA